One window of Methanothermobacter tenebrarum genomic DNA carries:
- a CDS encoding protein-L-isoaspartate O-methyltransferase: MLEERKRMVEDLVARGYIKTEKVKKAMEKVPREKFVPPEHRMSAYLDQPLPIGEGQTISAPHMVAMMCEVLDLQRGMKVLEVGTGCGYHAAVVAEIIGEEGKLYTIERIESLYKKAKEKLKDYRQIKVIHADGTEGWEEAAPYDRIYVTAAAPEVPEPLKRQLKVKGKLLVPVGRDRFYQDLLLVEKLSEDNFKTKNLGGVAFVPLIGKYGWRF, translated from the coding sequence ATGTTAGAAGAACGCAAAAGAATGGTTGAAGACCTTGTGGCCAGAGGTTATATAAAAACCGAGAAAGTGAAAAAGGCCATGGAAAAGGTTCCAAGGGAAAAGTTCGTACCCCCAGAGCATAGAATGAGCGCCTACCTTGACCAGCCACTACCAATAGGTGAAGGACAGACAATATCAGCCCCCCACATGGTTGCGATGATGTGCGAAGTCCTAGACCTCCAAAGGGGGATGAAGGTATTAGAAGTGGGTACAGGATGCGGGTACCATGCAGCAGTCGTCGCCGAGATAATCGGGGAAGAAGGGAAACTCTACACCATAGAACGTATAGAGTCACTGTACAAGAAGGCTAAAGAGAAATTGAAAGACTACAGGCAAATTAAGGTCATCCATGCTGATGGCACGGAAGGTTGGGAGGAAGCAGCACCATATGATAGGATCTATGTAACCGCAGCAGCGCCAGAGGTGCCAGAGCCCCTCAAAAGACAATTAAAGGTTAAAGGCAAACTCCTAGTACCCGTCGGACGGGACAGATTCTACCAAGACCTCCTATTAGTGGAAAAATTATCAGAGGACAACTTCAAGACCAAAAACCTCGGTGGAGTGGCATTCGTACCCCTAATAGGTAAATATGGATGGCGATTCTAA
- a CDS encoding tRNA (N(6)-L-threonylcarbamoyladenosine(37)-C(2))-methylthiotransferase → MRAYIETFGCTFNKGDSEIMAGILSKKGIRVVDTIKDADLIIINTCYVKHPTEHKVINRIKKVQELYPSKPLIVTGCMVEIDPEKLEKIAPRASWIGPHKIHKIYEAAKGTIVGERIKETGPYPIKKAEMPRIRFNPHIHIIQLCEGCLGECRYCCTRFARGKLQSHAIEALKREAEQAIIEGCKELQLTAQDTAAYGRDIGENLPELLNQISSIEDDFRIRVGMMHPMNVLDILEDLIDAFKSEKIYKFLHLPVQSGNNRVLEDMGRGYTVEDFRYIVESFREEIPEMSIATDIIVGYPTEDEKAFQDTCKLLKEIKPNFIHLSKYKHRPRAPSSSLKELDFKVVKRRSKIIEKIKSEITIKDNMKLIGKSQKILIVEKGRKGGFIGRTNSYIPVITEKADPGSFLKVKINGATNTYLTATPIE, encoded by the coding sequence ATGAGAGCATACATTGAAACATTCGGATGCACCTTTAACAAAGGAGACTCAGAGATAATGGCAGGAATACTCTCAAAAAAAGGCATAAGGGTAGTGGACACTATCAAAGATGCTGATCTCATCATAATAAACACATGCTACGTTAAACATCCAACTGAACATAAGGTCATAAACAGGATAAAAAAAGTCCAAGAACTCTATCCTTCCAAGCCACTAATAGTAACCGGGTGCATGGTAGAGATAGACCCTGAAAAACTCGAGAAAATAGCACCAAGGGCAAGTTGGATAGGACCACACAAAATCCACAAAATATACGAAGCGGCCAAGGGGACAATAGTAGGTGAAAGGATAAAAGAGACCGGACCATATCCTATAAAGAAAGCCGAAATGCCCAGGATAAGATTCAACCCCCACATACATATAATACAGTTATGTGAAGGATGTCTCGGGGAATGTAGATATTGTTGCACCCGCTTCGCCAGGGGAAAACTGCAAAGCCACGCTATAGAGGCTCTGAAAAGGGAGGCAGAACAGGCCATAATAGAGGGTTGTAAAGAATTGCAATTAACAGCCCAAGACACAGCAGCCTATGGCAGGGATATTGGTGAAAATCTACCAGAACTCCTCAACCAGATAAGTTCAATAGAGGATGATTTCAGGATAAGGGTAGGTATGATGCACCCCATGAACGTACTAGACATATTAGAAGATCTCATAGACGCATTCAAATCAGAGAAAATCTACAAATTCCTACATTTACCAGTTCAGAGTGGAAACAATAGAGTATTAGAGGATATGGGGAGAGGATACACAGTAGAAGATTTCAGGTATATAGTGGAAAGTTTCAGGGAAGAAATACCCGAAATGTCCATTGCAACTGATATAATAGTGGGATATCCAACAGAGGATGAAAAAGCGTTCCAGGATACTTGCAAACTTCTAAAGGAGATAAAACCAAACTTCATCCACCTATCAAAGTATAAACATAGACCAAGAGCACCATCATCCTCACTTAAAGAATTGGACTTCAAAGTTGTTAAAAGACGTTCAAAAATAATAGAAAAGATAAAATCAGAAATAACAATAAAAGATAACATGAAACTAATTGGAAAATCCCAGAAGATACTAATAGTCGAAAAAGGCAGGAAAGGAGGTTTCATAGGACGTACAAACTCTTATATACCGGTTATAACAGAAAAGGCCGATCCAGGATCTTTCCTAAAGGTTAAGATTAATGGGGCGACTAACACCTACCTTACAGCAACCCCAATAGAATAA